A single genomic interval of Seriola aureovittata isolate HTS-2021-v1 ecotype China chromosome 10, ASM2101889v1, whole genome shotgun sequence harbors:
- the alpk3a gene encoding titin homolog isoform X3, protein MKPTHVLTVMSTLCSVMAQLTEDIQPSFETTLKSKAVSENCNVKFTCVVSGYPAPELKWYKDDMEMDRYCGLPKYEIGRNGKTHTLHIYNCTLDDAAIYQASASNSKGIVSCSGVLEVGTMNEYKIHQRFFAKLKQKAEKKKKDLEEQTKKEDKTNIQREKPQKSPERPPRKRPILPPKEKPVVKEPEVGEQVGAAAGPNGVSSEVMETETISSTNSSPEKEVPPSGETLAKKKIKISNGVDVGVSNSNSSSSSSGRSHMMGNGGENCYDGGISLAQFLAETLQSQSAEEKQNSSRVEKPKEMNVPVVNDSKETEGMQKEREEQEKATEEEYEREKRSDEDLVIEKERLSEMWHTTDHSKHDSEVKHHSRAHKDHDHHNIQASFSSMLHTVKDFFFGKSKKGFHDHIEDREREFDHDSIQPPQPETPPSFRLQQECNPDVYKPLTEDVVPMETDKPNESSGSVYMQQPSVSLETHEHKHEDSVLHTDLTPADKLPPKSTEESTRQSVKEADDAAEAMEVSVGTGSSSPGEEIPLSGLQVLTETEDKDSQVVSVISKVPVNQQEPDCLVVSPRPDHQAARDASLPREDISVLPLTKTPSEEGEEQLSIDKMGQEGKPDTVEGLSFNKLCEEEKAEVKSSKQPCSDINRSENTELTTPSLEERIEPCESKTPDQVLSPLPAVVADTAEKDYVKEEAKCTSLVQEMNVGFPPSAAPDSLENVDLKIQPECPPSTAEESADVHTLNAIPSSSSGFTSGEEKSDLKDLVNSVLEEGVEVKLCNDLNTQEQATLEGENTETSNECLQFDVETEKRVEESDESKIVSVTQNEGSSANVLEEHNEIAQPDGGETQLGWPSENIPQIQISAIEDTPGIKPTVPDVNQNEHFVIPKIEIMEPELKECTQPLTVVALKEPESEPALLQKHDATHVSEIIVQDQSMTDSPHSLPTEKGMQNDYNLSLAQKVKEVAQLDDETEMLEQEQPRVKSSEQLPQMDYASIPLINVSCTDDKENDAFVNAHVSHTLQPFETPTVPLFVVPPISVTCHESDPGVRLPTHSEWTETETSATTQRGTKHDVDITMTAKPEKAESRKQNLEEVSDKSVKENTPSLVSEAPLPKVGDNVVSINKTAEDNIVPEKKNKTKPLKEAKIENSVSVEDPQKNRCTVERLSCKPPAHPSLSPASLRKFMPKAAPDSDSEAVTAVPVITVGDRQSDKADEDLSGGSTPTSSLSCESSPRLKRRDSLSLIRSATPEELASGARRKIFIPKAKDDGEGAVLGVLDTQGKKETPYMSPGQARRAALLQASTGQNTPPMERRSPLLSRRKATLEVPKVVEETPKEEPVTKREEKPAEKKLDPLKAPQVIRKIRGEPFPDASGHLKLWCQFFNVLSDSTIKWYRDEEEILEVKRSGGDESQVALAIVLASSQDCGVYGCTIKNEYGSDTTDFLLSVDILSEILLRDDLEVGEEIEMTPMLFNKGLADCGNWGEKFFGRIMTETVNIGEGCAHKASKVKVIYGLDPVFDSGSNCIIKVQNPIAYGTKQESNLTERNLEISKQECKVQNMIREYCKIFAAEARVIENFGHSLEVIPQYLMYRPANSVPYATVEADLAGVFLKYCMMDPKGRLITRTISEVEQKCSAFQHWIHQWTHGNLLVTRLEGVEAKLTNVRAVTKSKGYQGLTEYGSPEVFEQFLTQHQCNYYCGLLGLRPLKSMDSLLQPTKIKGSRSPLLNRKLGSNSPQLQRKGQSPQLSRKANSSPRVTRKVQEPENNKSDTKPKPAETVNALEMP, encoded by the exons ATGAAACCTACACACGTTTTAACAGTAAT GAGCACATTGTGCAGTGTCATGGCTCAGCTCACTGAGGACATACAGCCGTCCTTTGAGACCACCTTGAAATCAAAGGCAGTCTCAGAAAACTGTAACGTGAAGTTCACCTGTGTGGTGTCAG GTTACCCAGCTCCAGAACTGAAATGGTATAAAGATGATATGGAAATGGATCGGTACTGTGGACTCCCAAAATATGAAATTGGCCGGAATGGAAAAACCCACACCCTCCATATATACAA ctgcacattGGACGATGCAGCCATCTATCAGGCCTCAGCTAGTAATAGTAAAGGCATTGTCTCCTGCTCGGGAGTTTTGGAGGTTGGCACCATGAATGAGTACAAGATCCACCAGCGGTTTTTTGCCAAGCTGAagcagaaagcagagaaaaagaagaaagacttGGAGGAGCAGACTAAGAAGgaagataaaacaaacattcagagagagaaaccacAGAAAAGCCCAGAACGTCCTCCAAGGAAGCGGCCTATCCTACCACCAAAGGAGAAGCCAGTGGTCAAGGAGCCCGAGGTTGGGGAACAAgtgggagctgctgcaggacctAATGGAGTTAGCTCGGAAGTCATGGAAACAGAAACTATCTCATCCACAAACAGCAGCCCGGAGAAAGAGGTACCTCCATCTGGGGAAACCTTggctaaaaagaaaataaagatctCAAATGGTGTAGATGTTGGGGTCTCCAACAgcaatagcagcagcagcagcagtggcagaaGCCATATGATGGGAAATGGAGGTGAAAACTGTTACGATGGAGGAATCAGTTTGGCACAGTTTCTAGCGGAGACTCTCCAGTCTCAgtcagctgaggagaaacagaacTCATCTCGAGTGGAGAAACCTAAAGAGATGAATGTACCTGTTGTAAATGAcagtaaagagacagaggggatgcagaaagagagggaagaacaagaaaaagcaacagaggaagagtatgagagagagaaaaggagtgACGAGGACTTGGTCATAGAAAAAGAACGGCTCTCTGAGATGTGGCATACAACAGACCACAGTAAACATGACTCAGAGGTCAAACATCACAGCAGGGCTCATAAGGATCACGACCACCACAACATCCAGGCTTCCTTCTCCTCTATGCTCCACACCGTCAAAGACTTCTTCTTTGGTAAGAGTAAGAAGGGCTTTCATGATCACATtgaggacagggagagagagtttgACCACGACTCAATTCAGCCTCCTCAACCGGAAACGCCGCCGTCATTTCGGCTCCAACAGGAGTGTAATCCAGATGTGTACAAGCCTCTAACAGAAGATGTTGTGCCTATGGAAACAGATAAACCAAATGAGTCTTCAGGAAGTGTGTATATGCAACAGCCGTCAGTGTCATTGGAGACACATGAACATAAGCATGAAGACAGTGTTCTACACACAGACCTGACACCAGCTGATAAATTGCCACCAAAGAGCACAGAGGAGTCCACAAGGCAGAGTGTCAAGGAGGCGGATGATGCTGCGGAGGCCATGGAGGTGTCTGTGGGGACAGGGAGCAGCAGTCCAGGCGAAGAAATACCATTGTCCGGGCTTCAAGTTCTCACTGAG ACGGAAGACAAAGATTCTCAAGTAGTCTCAGTTATCAGCAAGGTTCCTGTAAACCAGCAAGAGCCAGATTGCCTGGTAGTTTCACCACGGCCTGATCACCAGGCTGCAAGAGATGCCTCCTTACCCAGGGAAGATATATCTGTCTTACCACTGACCAAAACCCCTtctgaagaaggagaagagcagCTGAGTATTGATAAGATGGGCCAAGAAGGTAAACCTGACACAGTGGAAGGGCTTTCTTTTAATAAGttgtgtgaggaggagaaagctGAAGTGAAATCAAGCAAACAGCCGTGCTCAGATATAAACAGATCTGAGAACACTGAATTAACAACACCTTCACTGGAAGAGAGAATAGAGCCATGTGAGTCTAAAACACCAGATCAGGTGCTTTCTCCTCTGCCTGCTGTGGTAGCAGACACTGCAGAGAAAGATTATGTAAAAGAAGAGGCCAAATGTACTTCGCTGGTTCAGGAAATGAATGTAGGATTTCCGCCTAGTGCAGCCCCAGATAGTTTAGAGAACGTTGACCTAAAAATACAGCCTGAATGCCCTCCTTCTACCGCAGAGGAAAGTGCAGATGTCCACACTCTCAATGCAATACCGAGTTCAAGCTCAGGTTTTACAAGCGGTGAAGAGAAAAGTGACTTGAAAGATTTAGTGAATTCTGTTTTGGAGGAAGGCGTAGAAGTTAAATTGTGTAACGATCTAAACACACAAGAGCAGGCAACTTTAGAAGGTGAGAACACAGAAACAAGCAATGagtgtttacagtttgatgtggagacagagaagagagtaGAGGAGTCGGATGAATCAAAGATAGTTTCAGTAACACAAAACGAGGGAAGCAGTGCTAATGTTTTGGAGGAACATAATGAAATTGCACAGCCTGACGGTGGTGAGACACAGCTGGGTTGGCCCTCAGAGAATATTCCACAAATCCAAATATCTGCTATTGAAGACACACCAGGTATTAAACCAACTGTGCCGGATGTAAAccaaaatgaacattttgtaaTCCCAAAAATTGAAATAATGGAGCCTGAGCTCAAAGAGTGCACTCAGCCACTAACTGTTGTTGCACTCAAAGAACCAGAATCAGAGCCTGCtcttttacaaaaacatgatgCAACTCATGTGTCAGAGATAATTGTCCAAGACCAGAGCATGACTGATTCTCCACACTCATTGCCCACAGAGAAAGGTATGCAAAATGATTATAACCTCTCCCTGGCACAGAAAGTAAAGGAAGTTGCACAATTAGATGACGAGACAGAAATGCTTGAGCAGGAGCAGCCACGCGTGAAGAGCAGTGAACAGCTCCCTCAGATGGACTATGCATCAATTCCTCTTATAAATGTTTCATGTACTGATGACAAGGAGAATGATGCATTTGTAAATGCCCATGTTTCACATACACTGCAGCCTTTTGAAACTCCAACGGTGCCTTTGTTTGTGGTGCCACCAATCTCTGTAACTTGTCATGAAAGTGATCCTGGAGTAAGACTGCCCACACACAGTGAGTGGACGGAGACAGAAACTTCAGCTACCACTCAAAGGGGAACAAAGCATGATGTTGATATTACTATGACAGCGAAACCTGAAAAAGCAGAGAGTAGAAAACAGAACCTTGAAGAAGTGTCAGACAAGAGTGTAAAAGAGAACACTCCCTCTTTGGTATCGGAAGCTCCACTGCCAAAGGTTGGTGACAATGTGGTGTCAATCAATAAAACAGCGGAAGACAACATTgttcctgaaaagaaaaataagacaaaacctCTTAAAGAGGCCAAGATAGAGAATTCTGTGTCTGTTGAGGACCCCCAGAAAAACAGATGCACTGTTGAGCGACTCAGCTGTAAACCCCCGGCACATCCATCACTGAGTCCAGCCAGTCTTCGCAAATTCATGCCCAAGGCTGCTCCAGACTCAGACAGTGAGGCTGTGACGGCTGTCCCTGTGATCACTGTGGGTGATCGTCAGAGTGACAAGGCAGATGAAGATCTCAGCGGAGGCTCAACACCAACATCATCCCTCTCCTGTGAAAGCAGTCCCCGGCTGAAACGCAGAGACAGCCTGTCGCTCATACGCTCCGCCACACCTGAGGAGCTGGCCTCCGGAGCTCGCCGTAAAATCTTCATCCCAAAAGCTAAAGACGATGGAGAGGGAGCAGTGCTTGGTGTGCTCGACACTCAAGGCAAGAAGGAGACTCCCTACATGTCCCCAGGCCAGGCTCGCAGAGCAGCATTACTACAAGCTTCCACGGGACAAAACACCCCACCAATGGAGAGGCGCTCTCCACTACTGAGCCGCAGAAAGGCCACCTTGGAGGTGCCAAAAGTGGTGGAGGAGACACCAAAAGAAGAGCCAGTCAccaagagagaggagaaaccaGCTGAAAAGAAGCTAGATCCTTTGAAAG CTCCACAGGTCATCCGTAAGATCAGGGGAGAGCCGTTCCCAGATGCCTCGGGACACCTGAAGCTGTGGTGCCAGTTCTTCAATGTGCTCAGTGACTCCACCATTAAATGGTACAGAGACGAGGAGGAAATACTAGAGGTGAAGAGAAG CGGAGGTGATGAAAGCCAAGTGGCCTTGGCTATTGTGCTGGCATCCAGCCAAGACTGTGGGGTATATGGCTGTACGATCAAGAATGAATACGGGAGCGATACCACTGACTTCCTGCTCAGTGTAGACA TTCTGTCTGAGATACTACTAAGAGATGATTTGGAAG tcgGAGAGGAGATCGAGATGACCCCAATGCTGTTCAACAAAGGCCTGGCTGACTGTGGAAACTGGGGTGAAAAGTTCTTTGGCCGCATCATGACTGAGACAGTGAACATCGGGGAGGGCTGCGCTCACAAAGCCAGCAAAGTGAAGGTTATTTATGGCTTGGATCCTGTCTTTGATTCTGGAAGCAACTGCATCATCAAAGTTCAAAACCCCATCGCCTACGGGACCAAACAAGAGAGCAACCTTACAGAAAGGAATCTAGAGATTTCTAAGCAA GAATGCAAAGTCCAAAACATGATTCGAGAATACTGTAAAATCTTTGCAGCTGAAGCAAGAGTTATTGAGAACTTTGGCCATTCTCTAGA AGTGATTCCTCAGTATCTGATGTACCGGCCTGCGAACTCTGTGCCATATGCTACAGTGGAGGCTGATCTCGCAGGTGTCTTCCTCAAGTATTGTATGATGGATCCTAAAGGCAGGCTGATTACACGAACCATTTCTGAGGTGGAGCAGAAATGCAGCGCCTTCCAGCACTGGATCCATCAGTGGACGCATGGCAATTTACTCGTCACCCGGCTGGAGG GTGTTGAAGCGAAGCTTACTAATGTTAGAGCTGTGACCAAGTCAAAAGG ATACCAAGGATTAACTGAGTATGGCTCTCCTGAAGTATTCGAACAGTTCCTGACACAGCATCAGTGCAACTACTACTGTGGACTTCTTGGCCTGCGCCCCCTGAAGTCTATGGATAGTCTGCTGCAGCCTACCAAGATAAAGGGCTCCAGGAGCCCCCTTCTCAACCGCAAGTTGGGCTCTAACAGCCCACAGCTGCAGCGGAAAGGACAGAGCCCTCAATTGTCTAGAAAGGCAAATTCTAGCCCAAGGGTGACAAGAAAAGTTCAGGAGCCAGAGAACAATAAATCAGACACCAAACCCAAGCCTGCAGAAACTGTCAATGCTCTTGAAATGCCGTAG
- the alpk3a gene encoding titin homolog isoform X1 has product MTSRRPMTRSFSGNGRTSSFSEEEGSSSNGRNTYLSNVRPENSSRYSHYRPTRSTLCSVMAQLTEDIQPSFETTLKSKAVSENCNVKFTCVVSGYPAPELKWYKDDMEMDRYCGLPKYEIGRNGKTHTLHIYNCTLDDAAIYQASASNSKGIVSCSGVLEVGTMNEYKIHQRFFAKLKQKAEKKKKDLEEQTKKEDKTNIQREKPQKSPERPPRKRPILPPKEKPVVKEPEVGEQVGAAAGPNGVSSEVMETETISSTNSSPEKEVPPSGETLAKKKIKISNGVDVGVSNSNSSSSSSGRSHMMGNGGENCYDGGISLAQFLAETLQSQSAEEKQNSSRVEKPKEMNVPVVNDSKETEGMQKEREEQEKATEEEYEREKRSDEDLVIEKERLSEMWHTTDHSKHDSEVKHHSRAHKDHDHHNIQASFSSMLHTVKDFFFGKSKKGFHDHIEDREREFDHDSIQPPQPETPPSFRLQQECNPDVYKPLTEDVVPMETDKPNESSGSVYMQQPSVSLETHEHKHEDSVLHTDLTPADKLPPKSTEESTRQSVKEADDAAEAMEVSVGTGSSSPGEEIPLSGLQVLTETEDKDSQVVSVISKVPVNQQEPDCLVVSPRPDHQAARDASLPREDISVLPLTKTPSEEGEEQLSIDKMGQEGKPDTVEGLSFNKLCEEEKAEVKSSKQPCSDINRSENTELTTPSLEERIEPCESKTPDQVLSPLPAVVADTAEKDYVKEEAKCTSLVQEMNVGFPPSAAPDSLENVDLKIQPECPPSTAEESADVHTLNAIPSSSSGFTSGEEKSDLKDLVNSVLEEGVEVKLCNDLNTQEQATLEGENTETSNECLQFDVETEKRVEESDESKIVSVTQNEGSSANVLEEHNEIAQPDGGETQLGWPSENIPQIQISAIEDTPGIKPTVPDVNQNEHFVIPKIEIMEPELKECTQPLTVVALKEPESEPALLQKHDATHVSEIIVQDQSMTDSPHSLPTEKGMQNDYNLSLAQKVKEVAQLDDETEMLEQEQPRVKSSEQLPQMDYASIPLINVSCTDDKENDAFVNAHVSHTLQPFETPTVPLFVVPPISVTCHESDPGVRLPTHSEWTETETSATTQRGTKHDVDITMTAKPEKAESRKQNLEEVSDKSVKENTPSLVSEAPLPKVGDNVVSINKTAEDNIVPEKKNKTKPLKEAKIENSVSVEDPQKNRCTVERLSCKPPAHPSLSPASLRKFMPKAAPDSDSEAVTAVPVITVGDRQSDKADEDLSGGSTPTSSLSCESSPRLKRRDSLSLIRSATPEELASGARRKIFIPKAKDDGEGAVLGVLDTQGKKETPYMSPGQARRAALLQASTGQNTPPMERRSPLLSRRKATLEVPKVVEETPKEEPVTKREEKPAEKKLDPLKAPQVIRKIRGEPFPDASGHLKLWCQFFNVLSDSTIKWYRDEEEILEVKRSGGDESQVALAIVLASSQDCGVYGCTIKNEYGSDTTDFLLSVDILSEILLRDDLEVGEEIEMTPMLFNKGLADCGNWGEKFFGRIMTETVNIGEGCAHKASKVKVIYGLDPVFDSGSNCIIKVQNPIAYGTKQESNLTERNLEISKQECKVQNMIREYCKIFAAEARVIENFGHSLEVIPQYLMYRPANSVPYATVEADLAGVFLKYCMMDPKGRLITRTISEVEQKCSAFQHWIHQWTHGNLLVTRLEGVEAKLTNVRAVTKSKGYQGLTEYGSPEVFEQFLTQHQCNYYCGLLGLRPLKSMDSLLQPTKIKGSRSPLLNRKLGSNSPQLQRKGQSPQLSRKANSSPRVTRKVQEPENNKSDTKPKPAETVNALEMP; this is encoded by the exons ATGACTTCCAGAAGGCCAATGACACGCTCTTTTTCTGGCAATGGGAGGACAAGCAGCTTCAGTGAAGAGGAGGGCAGCTCTTCCAATGGCCGCAATACTTACCTCTCGAATGTTAGGCCTGAAAACAG CTCAAGGTATTCTCACTACAGGCCAACGAG GAGCACATTGTGCAGTGTCATGGCTCAGCTCACTGAGGACATACAGCCGTCCTTTGAGACCACCTTGAAATCAAAGGCAGTCTCAGAAAACTGTAACGTGAAGTTCACCTGTGTGGTGTCAG GTTACCCAGCTCCAGAACTGAAATGGTATAAAGATGATATGGAAATGGATCGGTACTGTGGACTCCCAAAATATGAAATTGGCCGGAATGGAAAAACCCACACCCTCCATATATACAA ctgcacattGGACGATGCAGCCATCTATCAGGCCTCAGCTAGTAATAGTAAAGGCATTGTCTCCTGCTCGGGAGTTTTGGAGGTTGGCACCATGAATGAGTACAAGATCCACCAGCGGTTTTTTGCCAAGCTGAagcagaaagcagagaaaaagaagaaagacttGGAGGAGCAGACTAAGAAGgaagataaaacaaacattcagagagagaaaccacAGAAAAGCCCAGAACGTCCTCCAAGGAAGCGGCCTATCCTACCACCAAAGGAGAAGCCAGTGGTCAAGGAGCCCGAGGTTGGGGAACAAgtgggagctgctgcaggacctAATGGAGTTAGCTCGGAAGTCATGGAAACAGAAACTATCTCATCCACAAACAGCAGCCCGGAGAAAGAGGTACCTCCATCTGGGGAAACCTTggctaaaaagaaaataaagatctCAAATGGTGTAGATGTTGGGGTCTCCAACAgcaatagcagcagcagcagcagtggcagaaGCCATATGATGGGAAATGGAGGTGAAAACTGTTACGATGGAGGAATCAGTTTGGCACAGTTTCTAGCGGAGACTCTCCAGTCTCAgtcagctgaggagaaacagaacTCATCTCGAGTGGAGAAACCTAAAGAGATGAATGTACCTGTTGTAAATGAcagtaaagagacagaggggatgcagaaagagagggaagaacaagaaaaagcaacagaggaagagtatgagagagagaaaaggagtgACGAGGACTTGGTCATAGAAAAAGAACGGCTCTCTGAGATGTGGCATACAACAGACCACAGTAAACATGACTCAGAGGTCAAACATCACAGCAGGGCTCATAAGGATCACGACCACCACAACATCCAGGCTTCCTTCTCCTCTATGCTCCACACCGTCAAAGACTTCTTCTTTGGTAAGAGTAAGAAGGGCTTTCATGATCACATtgaggacagggagagagagtttgACCACGACTCAATTCAGCCTCCTCAACCGGAAACGCCGCCGTCATTTCGGCTCCAACAGGAGTGTAATCCAGATGTGTACAAGCCTCTAACAGAAGATGTTGTGCCTATGGAAACAGATAAACCAAATGAGTCTTCAGGAAGTGTGTATATGCAACAGCCGTCAGTGTCATTGGAGACACATGAACATAAGCATGAAGACAGTGTTCTACACACAGACCTGACACCAGCTGATAAATTGCCACCAAAGAGCACAGAGGAGTCCACAAGGCAGAGTGTCAAGGAGGCGGATGATGCTGCGGAGGCCATGGAGGTGTCTGTGGGGACAGGGAGCAGCAGTCCAGGCGAAGAAATACCATTGTCCGGGCTTCAAGTTCTCACTGAG ACGGAAGACAAAGATTCTCAAGTAGTCTCAGTTATCAGCAAGGTTCCTGTAAACCAGCAAGAGCCAGATTGCCTGGTAGTTTCACCACGGCCTGATCACCAGGCTGCAAGAGATGCCTCCTTACCCAGGGAAGATATATCTGTCTTACCACTGACCAAAACCCCTtctgaagaaggagaagagcagCTGAGTATTGATAAGATGGGCCAAGAAGGTAAACCTGACACAGTGGAAGGGCTTTCTTTTAATAAGttgtgtgaggaggagaaagctGAAGTGAAATCAAGCAAACAGCCGTGCTCAGATATAAACAGATCTGAGAACACTGAATTAACAACACCTTCACTGGAAGAGAGAATAGAGCCATGTGAGTCTAAAACACCAGATCAGGTGCTTTCTCCTCTGCCTGCTGTGGTAGCAGACACTGCAGAGAAAGATTATGTAAAAGAAGAGGCCAAATGTACTTCGCTGGTTCAGGAAATGAATGTAGGATTTCCGCCTAGTGCAGCCCCAGATAGTTTAGAGAACGTTGACCTAAAAATACAGCCTGAATGCCCTCCTTCTACCGCAGAGGAAAGTGCAGATGTCCACACTCTCAATGCAATACCGAGTTCAAGCTCAGGTTTTACAAGCGGTGAAGAGAAAAGTGACTTGAAAGATTTAGTGAATTCTGTTTTGGAGGAAGGCGTAGAAGTTAAATTGTGTAACGATCTAAACACACAAGAGCAGGCAACTTTAGAAGGTGAGAACACAGAAACAAGCAATGagtgtttacagtttgatgtggagacagagaagagagtaGAGGAGTCGGATGAATCAAAGATAGTTTCAGTAACACAAAACGAGGGAAGCAGTGCTAATGTTTTGGAGGAACATAATGAAATTGCACAGCCTGACGGTGGTGAGACACAGCTGGGTTGGCCCTCAGAGAATATTCCACAAATCCAAATATCTGCTATTGAAGACACACCAGGTATTAAACCAACTGTGCCGGATGTAAAccaaaatgaacattttgtaaTCCCAAAAATTGAAATAATGGAGCCTGAGCTCAAAGAGTGCACTCAGCCACTAACTGTTGTTGCACTCAAAGAACCAGAATCAGAGCCTGCtcttttacaaaaacatgatgCAACTCATGTGTCAGAGATAATTGTCCAAGACCAGAGCATGACTGATTCTCCACACTCATTGCCCACAGAGAAAGGTATGCAAAATGATTATAACCTCTCCCTGGCACAGAAAGTAAAGGAAGTTGCACAATTAGATGACGAGACAGAAATGCTTGAGCAGGAGCAGCCACGCGTGAAGAGCAGTGAACAGCTCCCTCAGATGGACTATGCATCAATTCCTCTTATAAATGTTTCATGTACTGATGACAAGGAGAATGATGCATTTGTAAATGCCCATGTTTCACATACACTGCAGCCTTTTGAAACTCCAACGGTGCCTTTGTTTGTGGTGCCACCAATCTCTGTAACTTGTCATGAAAGTGATCCTGGAGTAAGACTGCCCACACACAGTGAGTGGACGGAGACAGAAACTTCAGCTACCACTCAAAGGGGAACAAAGCATGATGTTGATATTACTATGACAGCGAAACCTGAAAAAGCAGAGAGTAGAAAACAGAACCTTGAAGAAGTGTCAGACAAGAGTGTAAAAGAGAACACTCCCTCTTTGGTATCGGAAGCTCCACTGCCAAAGGTTGGTGACAATGTGGTGTCAATCAATAAAACAGCGGAAGACAACATTgttcctgaaaagaaaaataagacaaaacctCTTAAAGAGGCCAAGATAGAGAATTCTGTGTCTGTTGAGGACCCCCAGAAAAACAGATGCACTGTTGAGCGACTCAGCTGTAAACCCCCGGCACATCCATCACTGAGTCCAGCCAGTCTTCGCAAATTCATGCCCAAGGCTGCTCCAGACTCAGACAGTGAGGCTGTGACGGCTGTCCCTGTGATCACTGTGGGTGATCGTCAGAGTGACAAGGCAGATGAAGATCTCAGCGGAGGCTCAACACCAACATCATCCCTCTCCTGTGAAAGCAGTCCCCGGCTGAAACGCAGAGACAGCCTGTCGCTCATACGCTCCGCCACACCTGAGGAGCTGGCCTCCGGAGCTCGCCGTAAAATCTTCATCCCAAAAGCTAAAGACGATGGAGAGGGAGCAGTGCTTGGTGTGCTCGACACTCAAGGCAAGAAGGAGACTCCCTACATGTCCCCAGGCCAGGCTCGCAGAGCAGCATTACTACAAGCTTCCACGGGACAAAACACCCCACCAATGGAGAGGCGCTCTCCACTACTGAGCCGCAGAAAGGCCACCTTGGAGGTGCCAAAAGTGGTGGAGGAGACACCAAAAGAAGAGCCAGTCAccaagagagaggagaaaccaGCTGAAAAGAAGCTAGATCCTTTGAAAG CTCCACAGGTCATCCGTAAGATCAGGGGAGAGCCGTTCCCAGATGCCTCGGGACACCTGAAGCTGTGGTGCCAGTTCTTCAATGTGCTCAGTGACTCCACCATTAAATGGTACAGAGACGAGGAGGAAATACTAGAGGTGAAGAGAAG CGGAGGTGATGAAAGCCAAGTGGCCTTGGCTATTGTGCTGGCATCCAGCCAAGACTGTGGGGTATATGGCTGTACGATCAAGAATGAATACGGGAGCGATACCACTGACTTCCTGCTCAGTGTAGACA TTCTGTCTGAGATACTACTAAGAGATGATTTGGAAG tcgGAGAGGAGATCGAGATGACCCCAATGCTGTTCAACAAAGGCCTGGCTGACTGTGGAAACTGGGGTGAAAAGTTCTTTGGCCGCATCATGACTGAGACAGTGAACATCGGGGAGGGCTGCGCTCACAAAGCCAGCAAAGTGAAGGTTATTTATGGCTTGGATCCTGTCTTTGATTCTGGAAGCAACTGCATCATCAAAGTTCAAAACCCCATCGCCTACGGGACCAAACAAGAGAGCAACCTTACAGAAAGGAATCTAGAGATTTCTAAGCAA GAATGCAAAGTCCAAAACATGATTCGAGAATACTGTAAAATCTTTGCAGCTGAAGCAAGAGTTATTGAGAACTTTGGCCATTCTCTAGA AGTGATTCCTCAGTATCTGATGTACCGGCCTGCGAACTCTGTGCCATATGCTACAGTGGAGGCTGATCTCGCAGGTGTCTTCCTCAAGTATTGTATGATGGATCCTAAAGGCAGGCTGATTACACGAACCATTTCTGAGGTGGAGCAGAAATGCAGCGCCTTCCAGCACTGGATCCATCAGTGGACGCATGGCAATTTACTCGTCACCCGGCTGGAGG GTGTTGAAGCGAAGCTTACTAATGTTAGAGCTGTGACCAAGTCAAAAGG ATACCAAGGATTAACTGAGTATGGCTCTCCTGAAGTATTCGAACAGTTCCTGACACAGCATCAGTGCAACTACTACTGTGGACTTCTTGGCCTGCGCCCCCTGAAGTCTATGGATAGTCTGCTGCAGCCTACCAAGATAAAGGGCTCCAGGAGCCCCCTTCTCAACCGCAAGTTGGGCTCTAACAGCCCACAGCTGCAGCGGAAAGGACAGAGCCCTCAATTGTCTAGAAAGGCAAATTCTAGCCCAAGGGTGACAAGAAAAGTTCAGGAGCCAGAGAACAATAAATCAGACACCAAACCCAAGCCTGCAGAAACTGTCAATGCTCTTGAAATGCCGTAG